From the genome of Neomonachus schauinslandi chromosome 5, ASM220157v2, whole genome shotgun sequence, one region includes:
- the TECPR1 gene encoding tectonin beta-propeller repeat-containing protein 1 → MPNSMLWAVDLFGKVYTLSTAGQYWELCRDSPLEFKRVSATTQCCWGIACDNQVYVYVCASDVPIRRREEAYENQRWNPVGGFCEKFLPSDRRQWSDVSGLQHRPLDGVALPSQHWEWESDWYVDENFGGEPTEKGGWTYAIDFPATYTRDKKWNSCVRRRRWIRYRRYKSRDVWAKIPSKEDPKQLPDPFNDLSVGGWEITDEPVGRLSVWAVSLQGKVWYREDVSHPNPEGSSWSLVDTPGEAVQISCGPHDLLWVTLWEGQALVREGINRNNPKGSSWSIVEPPTSENGIVHVSVGVGVVWAITKDRKVWFRRGVNSHNPCGTSWIEMVGDMMMVNVGLNDQVWGIGCEDRAVYFRQGVTQSELSGKTWKAIVASRESDRSHSGSSSSLLSAGCFFGDEVRGSGESCAPSDTDASLEADRPGPDQPVPAESVDGPRNPRDSLASGTGRITERAVEVAGPATQTPGPEPRPGPASTPAELPWTNIDLKEPKRAPSHSAAGFPETTSLSSLGLLPLGLEEPYGADDHPLWAWVSGGGCAVEAHAVLKWFTVQSGLSPSVQTLSLSIMPAQTTAWRKQIFQQLTERTKRELEHFRHYEQAVEQSVWVKTGALQWWCDWKPHKWVDVRVALEQFTGLDGARDSILFIYYVVHEEKKYIHVFLNEVTVLVPVLNETKHSFALYTSERTRQRWPVHLAAATEQDMNDWLALLNLSCCESRRVHGRPSPQAIWSITCKGDIFVSEPSPDLEASEHMLPCDQMFWRQMGGHLRVVEANGRGVVWGIGYDHTAWVYTGGYGGGCFQGLASSTSNIYTQSDVKCVYIYENQRWNPVTGYSSRGLPTDRYMWSDASGLHECTKAGTKPPSLQWTWVSDWSVDFSVPGGTDQEGWQYASDFPASYHGYKTMKDFVRRRCWARKCKLVTSGPWLEVAPITLGDVSIIPESPSTDRSGHSIALWAVSDKGDVLCRLGVSELNPAGSSWLHVGTDQPFTSVSIGACHQVWAVARDGSAFYRGSVSPMQPAGDCWYHIPSPPKQRLKQVSVGQTSVYALDENGNLWYRQGVTPSYPQGSSWEHVSNNVCRVSVGPLDQVWIIANKVPGSHSLSRGTVCHRAGVQPRQPKGQGWDYGIGGGWDHITVRANATRALRSRSQETATGWSGEPGLPSTPSRAAGAPHEARGPVCC, encoded by the exons ATGCCCAACTCAATGCTGTGGGCCGTGGATCTCTTCGGGAAGGTGTACACGCTGTCCACGGCGGGCCAGTACTGGGAGCTCTGCAGGGACAGCCCGCTGGAGTTCAAGCGCGTCAGCGCCACCACGCAGTGCTGCTGGGGCATCGCCTGCGACAACCAGGTCTACGTCTACGTGTGCGCCAGCGACGTCCCCATCCGCCGCCGGGAGGAGGCCTATGAGAATCAG CGCTGGAACCCCGTGGGCGGCTTCTGTGAGAAGTTCCTGCCCAGTGACCGCCGGCAGTGGAGTGACGTGAGTGGGCTCCAGCACCGGCCTCTGGACGGGGTGGCCCTGCCCTCGCAGCACTGGGAGTGGGAGTCGGACTGGTACGTGGATGAGAACTTTGGAGGGGAGCCCACCGAGAAAGGG GGGTGGACGTACGCCATCGACTTCCCCGCCACCTACACGAGGGACAAGAAGTGGAATTCTTGTGTGCGGCGGCGGAGGTGGATCCGCTACAGGAGATACAAGTCCCGGGACGTCTGGGCCAAG ATCCCTTCGAAGGAGGACCCCAAGCAACTGCCCGACCCCTTCAATGACCTCTctgtgggggggtgggaaatCACAGACGAGCCCGTGGGCCGCCTGTCCGTGTGGGCTGTGTCTCTGCAGGGAAAG GTGTGGTACAGAGAGGACGTCAGCCACCCCAACCCCGAAGGCTCATCGTGGTCCCTCGTGGACACCCCAGGGGAGGCGGTGCAGATCAGCTGTGGGCCCCACGACCTCCTGTGGGTCACGCTCTGGGAGGGGCAGGCCTTGGTCCGGGAAGGAATCAACAGGAACAATCCCAAAG GAAGTTCCTGGTCCATAGTGGAGCCTCCCACCTCTGAAAACGGGATCGTGCATGTCTCTGTGGGAGTTGGCGTGGTCTGGGCCATCACCAAGGACCGGAAA GTGTGGTTCCGAAGAGGCGTCAACTCACACAATCCCTGTGGCACCAGCTGGATTGAGATGGTTGGAGACATGATGATGGTGAACGTGGGGCTGAACGACCAG GTTTGGGGCATTGGCTGTGAGGACCGGGCCGTGTACTTCCGCCAGGGCGTCACCCAGAGCGAGCTCAGTGGGAAAACATGGAAGGCGATCGTTGCCAGCCGAGAGAGTGACCGATCGCACTCTGGTAGCTCATCAAGTCTCCTCAG TGCTGGCTGCTTCTTTGGCGACGAGGTAAGGGGCAGTGGTGAGTCCTGTGCACCGAGCGACACGGACGCCTCTTTGGAAGCCGACAGACCGGGGCCTGACCAGCCTGTCCCTGCAGAGTCTGTGGACGGTCCCAGGAACCCCAGGGACAGCTTGGCCTCAGGCACCGGCAGGATCACAGAGCGTGCCGTGGAGGTCGCTGGCCCGGCCACTCAGACTCCTGGGCCCGAGCCTCGCCCTGGCCCGGCCTCCACGCCGGCCGAACTGCCCTGGACCAATATTGACCTGAAGGAGCCCAAGAGAGCACCCAGCCACTCGGCCGCTGGCTTTCCGGAGACCACCAGCCTCTCCTCGCTGGGGCTCCTCCCACTGGGCTTGGAGGAACCCTATGGGGCCGATGACCACCCGCTGTGGGCCTGGGTGTCAGGAGGAGGCTGTGCCGTCGAGGCCCACGCTGTCCTCAAGTGGTTCACCGTCCAGTCGG GCCTGTCCCCCTCGGTGCAGACGCTCTCCTTGTCCATCATGCCGGCGCAGACCACCGCCTGGCGGAAGCAGATCTTCCAGCAGCTCACGGAAAGGACCAAGCGGGAGCTGGAGCACTTCCGGCACTATGAGCAGGCCGTGGAGCAG TCGGTGTGGGTGAAGACGGGGGCCCTGCAGTGGTGGTGTGACTGGAAACCCCACAAGTGGGTGGACGTCCGCGTGGCCCTGGAGCAGTTCACGGGGCTCGACGGGGCTCGGGACAGCATCCTCTTCATCTACTATGTGGTCCACGAGGAGAAGAAG TACATCCACGTGTTCCTCAACGAGGTGACGGTGTTGGTCCCCGTGCTCAATGAGACCAAGCACTCCTTCGCCCTCTACACGTCCGAGAGGACGCGGCAGAGGTGGCCTGTGCATCTGGCCGCTGCCACCGAGCAGGACATGAATGACTGG CTCGCCCTGCTCAACCTGTCCTGCTGCGAGAGCCGGAGGGTCCACGGCCGCCCCTCCCCACAGGCTATCTGGTCCATCACGTGCAAGGGGGACATCTTTGTGAGCGAGCCCAGCCCGGACCTGGAGGCCTCCGAGCACATGCTGCCCTGCGACCAGAT GTTCTGGCGGCAGATGGGAGGCCACCTGCGGGTGGTGGAGGCCAATGGCCGGGGTGTGGTGTGGGGCATCGGCTACGACCACACGGCCTGGGTCTACACCGGCGGCTACGGCGGAGGCTGCTTCCAAG GCCTGGCCAGCAGCACCAGTAACATCTACACGCAGTCGGACGTGAAGTGCGTCTACATCTACGAGAACCAGCGCTGGAACCCCGTCACGGGCTACTCCAGCAG GGGCCTGCCCACCGACCGGTATATGTGGAGCGACGCCTCGGGGCTGCACGAGTGCACCAAGGCTGGCACGAAGCCCCCGTCCCTGCAGTGGACCTGG GTTTCTGACTGGTCTGTGGATTTCAGCGTTCCCGGGGGCACGGACCAGGAGGGGTGGCAGTACGCCAGTGACTTCCCTGC CTCGTACCATGGGTACAAAACCATGAAGGATTTTGTCAGGAGAAGGTGCTGGGCCAG aaaatGTAAGCTGGTGACCAGTGGGCCCTGGCTGGAGGTGGCCCCTATCACCCTTGGGGACGTGTCCATCATCCCAGAGAGCCCGAGTACCGACAGAAGTGGGCACAGCATCGCCCTCTGGGCCGTCAGCGACAAGGGGGACGTGCTGTGCCGCCTGGGCGTGTCAGAGCTCAACCCCGCG GGCTCCTCCTGGCTGCACGTGGGCACCGACCAGCCCTTCACTTCCGTCTCCATCGGGGCCTGCCACCAGGTGTGGGCCGTCGCCAGGGACGGCTCTGCCTTCTACCGGGGCTCCGTGTCCCCCATGCAACCGGCTG GCGACTGCTGGTACCACATCCCGTCCCCTCCCAAGCAGAGACTGAAGCAGGTGTCCGTGGGGCAGACGTCGGTTTACGCCTTGGACGAAAACG GGAACCTGTGGTATCGCCAGGGGGTGACGCCCAGCTACCCGCAGGGCTCCAGCTGGGAGCACGTGTCCAACAACGTGTGCCGGGTGTCCGTGGGGCCCCTGGACCAG GTCTGGATTATCGCCAACAAGGTCCCGGGGAGCCACAGCCTGAGCCGGGGAACCGTGTGCCATCGTGCTGGTGTGCAGCCTCGACAGCCCAAGGGCCAGGGCTGGGACTACGGCATCGGG GGGGGCTGGGATCACATCACCGTCCGGGCCAATGCCACCAGAGCCCTCAGGAGCAGGTCCCAGGAGACAGCCACTGGTTGGAGTGGGGAGCCGGGCCTCCCCAGCACGCCCTCGAGGGCGGCCGGAGCCCCGCACGAGGCCCGCGGCCCTGTCTGCTGCTGA